A single genomic interval of Marmota flaviventris isolate mMarFla1 chromosome 14, mMarFla1.hap1, whole genome shotgun sequence harbors:
- the Lrrtm1 gene encoding leucine-rich repeat transmembrane neuronal protein 1 produces MDFLLLGLCLYWLLRRPSGVVLCLLGACFQMLPAAPSGCPQLCRCEGRLLYCEALNLTEAPHNLSGLLGLSLRYNSLSELRAGQFTGLMQLTWLYLDHNHICSVQGDAFQKLRRVKELTLSSNQITQLANTTFRPMPNLRSVDLSYNKLQALAPDLFHGLRKLTTLHMRANAIQFVPVRIFQDCRSLKFLDIGYNQLKSLARNSFAGLFKLTELHLEHNDLVKVNFAHFPRLISLNSLCLRRNKVAIVVSSLDWVWNLEKMDLSGNEIEYMEPHVFETVPHLQSLQLDSNRLTYIEPRILNSWKSLTSITLAGNLWDCGRNVCALASWLSNFQGRYDGNLQCASPEYAQGEDVLDAVYAFHLCEDGAEPTSGHLLSAVTNRSDLGLPDSSATTLVDDGEGQRDGTPEPATVALPGEHAENAVQIHKVVTGTMALIFSFLIVVLVLYVSWKCFPASLRQLRQCFVTQRRKQKQKQTMHQMAAMSAQEYYVDYKPNHIEGALVIINEYGSCTCHQQPARECEV; encoded by the coding sequence ATGGATTTCCTGCTGCTCGGTCTCTGTCTATACTGGCTGCTGAGGAGGCCCTCGGGGGTGGTCTTGTGTCTGCTGGGGGCCTGCTTTCAGATGCTGCCCGCCGCCCCCAGCGGGTGCCCGCAGCTGTGCCGGTGTGAGGGGCGGCTGCTGTACTGCGAGGCGCTCAACCTCACCGAGGCGCCCCACAACCTGTCCGGCCTGCTGGGCTTGTCCCTGCGTTACAACAGCCTCTCGGAGCTGCGCGCCGGCCAGTTCACGGGGTTAATGCAGCTCACGTGGCTCTATCTGGATCACAATCACATCTGCTCGGTGCAGGGGGACGCCTTTCAGAAACTGCGCCGAGTTAAGGAACTCACGCTGAGTTCCAACCAGATCACCCAACTGGCCAACACCACCTTCCGGCCCATGCCCAACCTGCGCAGCGTGGACCTCTCGTACAACAAACTGCAGGCACTCGCGCCCGACCTCTTCCACGGGCTGCGGAAGCTCACTACGCTGCACATGCGGGCCAATGCCATCCAGTTCGTGCCCGTGCGCATCTTCCAGGACTGCCGCAGCCTCAAGTTTCTCGACATAGGATACAATCAGCTTAAGAGTCTGGCGCGCAACTCTTTTGCCGGCTTGTTCAAGCTCACGGAGCTGCACCTGGAGCACAATGATTTGGTCAAGGTGAACTTCGCCCACTTCCCGCGCCTCATCTCTCTGAACTCGCTCTGCCTGAGGAGGAACAAGGTGGCCATTGTGGTCAGCTCGCTGGACTGGGTTTGGAACCTGGAGAAAATGGACCTGTCTGGCAATGAGATCGAGTACATGGAGCCCCATGTGTTCGAGACAGTACCGCACCTGCAGTCCCTGCAGCTGGACTCCAACCGCCTCACTTACATCGAGCCCCGTATTCTCAACTCCTGGAAGTCACTTACAAGCATTACTCTGGCGGGGAACCTGTGGGACTGCGGGCGCAACGTCTGTGCCCTGGCTTCCTGGCTGAGCAACTTCCAGGGGCGCTACGATGGCAACTTACAGTGCGCCAGCCCGGAGTACGCACAGGGCGAGGATGTCCTAGATGCCGTGTACGCCTTCCACCTGTGCGAGGATGGGGCCGAGCCCACCAGCGGTCACCTCCTCTCGGCAGTCACCAATCGCAGTGACCTGGGACTCCCTGACAGCTCGGCCACCACGCTCGTGGACGACGGGGAGGGGCAGCGCGATGGCACGCCCGAGCCAGCCACCGTGGCTCTCCCCGGCGAGCACGCTGAGAATGCCGTGCAGATCCACAAAGTAGTCACCGGCACCATGGCCCTCATCTTCTCCTTTCTCATCGTGGTCTTGGTGCTCTACGTGTCCTGGAAGTGTTTCCCAGCCAGCCTCAGGCAGCTCAGACAGTGCTTTGTCACGCAGCGCAGGAAGCAAAAGCAGAAACAGACCATGCATCAGATGGCTGCCATGTCTGCCCAGGAATACTACGTTGATTACAAACCTAACCACATTGAGGGAGCCCTGGTGATCATCAACGAGTATGGCTCTTGTACCTGCCACCAGCAGCCCGCGAGGGAATGCGAGGTGTGA